Within the Pseudomonas chlororaphis subsp. aurantiaca genome, the region CGGAAATCCCGACCTGGCACCCGGCTGTGGATAAAGTGATCCCGGTGGCGATTCGCCGCTGGCGCAAGAATATCTGGCAAACCATCAAGAGTGGCGAGTGGCGGCGCTTCAAGCAGAACGTGCGTGCGACTAAATACGACTTGGTGATCGACGCCCAGGGCTTGCTGAAAAGTGCCTGGCTGACGCGCTACGTCAAGGCGCCGGTGGCCGGCCTGGACAAGCAATCGGCCCGCGAGCCCCTGGCGGCGCGTTTCTACTCGCGGCGCCTGGCCGTCGCCCGCGGCCAGCATGCTGTGGAACGTGTGCGCCAGCTGTTCGCCGTGGCCCTGGGTTATGACTTGCCCCAAGGGTTGGGCGATTACGGCCTGAATGTCGAGAAGCTGGTGGAACTGCCGCGGCCCAAGCCGTTCGTGGTGTTCCTGCACGGCACCACCTGGGACACCAAGCACTGGCCGGAAGCCTACTGGCGCGAGCTGGCCGAACGCATGGGCCAGTTGGGCGTCGAGGTCAAGCTGCCGTGGGGTAACCTGGTGGAGAAGGCCCGGGCCGAGCGTATTGCCAAGGGTTTGAGCAACGCCACGGTGCTGCCGAAGCTGAACCTGGCGGGCGTCGCCAAGGTGCTGGCGCAAGCCCAGGCCTGTGTCGCGGTGGATACCGGGCTTGGCCATCTCGCCGCGGCGCTGGATGTGCCGACCATTTCCCTGTTCGGCCCGACCAACCCGGGCCTGACCGGCGCCTATGGCAAGGCACAGATCCATATGGCCAGCGACTTCCCTTGCGCGCCGTGCCTGCAGAAAAAATGCACCTATCAACCGACGGCTGAAGATCAGCGGCGGTTCGACCTGAAACGCGAGTGGCCGCTGTGCTTCACGCGTCTGAATCCTGAGCGTGTCGCCAGCCGGCTGAGCAGGTTGTTACTGGCTGAGGAGCTGCGCTGATGCAATTGGCTTTTGTCCTTTATAAATACTTCCCGTTCGGCGGCCTGCAACGGGACTTCATGCGCATCGCCCTGGAGTGCCAGAAGCGCGGGCACCAGATCCGCGTTTATACGCTGATCTGGGAAGGCGATGTACCGCCGGGTTTCGAAGTGCTGGTCGCGCCGGTCAAGGCGTTTTTCAACCATCGCCGTAACGAGAAACTCAGCGCCTGGATGGAGGCCGACCTGGCCAAGCGTCCGGTGGACCGCCTGATCGGTTTCAACAAGATGCCCGGGCTGGACGTGTATTACGCCGCCGATGGCTGCTTCGAAGACAAGGCGCAGAACCTGCGCCATTCGCTGTACCGCCGTTGGGGCCGCTACCGGCACTTCGCCGAATACGAGCGGGCGGTGTTCGCCCGGGACGCGAAGACCGAAGTGCTGATGATTTCCGAGGTCCAGCAGCCGCTGTTCATCAAGCATTACGATACCCCGGTGGAGCGTTTCCACCTGCTGCCGCCAGGCATCGCCCAGGACCGTCGCGCGCCGCCCAACGCGGCCGAGATCCGCGCCGAATTCCGTCGCGAGTTCGCCCTGAAAGACGATGACTTGCTGCTGGTGCAGATCGGCTCCGGGTTCAAGACCAAGGGCGTGGATCGCAGCCTCAAGGCCGTGGCCGCCTTGCCGCCGGAGCTGAAGAAACGTACCCGGCTATTTGTAATTGGCCAGGACGACCCCAAAGTATTCCAATTGCAGAGCGCCGCATTGGGCCTGGGCGAGCATGTGCAGTTCCTCAAGGGGCGCAGTGATATCCCGCGTTTCCTGTTGGGCGCCGACCTGTTGATCCACCCGGCCTACAACGAAAACACCGGCACCGTGCTGCTGGAGGCGCTGGTGGCTGGTCTGCCGGTGCTGGTCAGCGCGGTCTGCGGTTATGCCCATTACATCGCCGAGGCCGACAGCGGCCTGGTGCTGGACGAGCCATTGGAGCAGGGACAGCTCAATCAATACCTGAACACCATGTTGACCGACGACGCTGCACGCGCGACCTGGAGCCGTAACGGCCTGGCGTTCGCCGAGACGGCCGACCTCTATAGCATGCCGCAGCACGCTGCGGATGTGATTCTGGCGGAGCAACACTGATGAAGTTGATTCTTGCCGAACCGTTCAAGACCCTTTGGGCCGGACGCGATGCGTTCGCCGAAGTCGAGCGTCTGGACGGCCAGGTCTACCGTGAACTGGAAGCCCGCCGTACCTTGCGTACCGAGGTGGCCGGCGAAGGGTTCTTCGTAAAGATTCACCGCGGTATCGGTTGGGGCGAGATCTTCAAGAACCTGCTCACTGCCAAGCTGCCGGTGCTCGGCGCGGGCCAGGAATGGCAGGCCATCCAGCGCCTGCAGGAAGCCGGTGTGCCGACCATGACCGCCGTGGCCTATGGCGAGCGCGGCAGCAACCCGGCCAACCAGCATTCGTTCATCGTGACCGAGGAGCTGGCGCCGACCATCAGCCTCGAAGACTTCAGCATCGACTGGGTCAAGCAGCCGCCGCAGCCCAGGCTCAAGCGCGCGCTGATCGCCGAAGTGGCGCGCATGACCGGCATGATGCACCGCGCCGGGGTCAACCATCGCGATTGCTACATCTGCCACTTCCTGCTGCACACCGACAAGCCGGTGACGCCCGATGATTTCAAGCTCTCGGTGATCGACCTGCACCGCGCCCAGACCCGTCCGGCAATCACCCGGCGCTGGCGCGACAAGGACCTGGCAGCGCTGTATTTCTCGGCCCTGGATATCGGCCTGACCCGGCGCGACAAGCTGCGCTTCCTCAAGGGTTATTTCCAGCAACCGCTGCGGCAGATCCTGAGCGACGAGGCGGCGCTGCTGACCTGGCTGGAGGGCAAGGCCAACAAGCTGTACGCACGCAAGCAGCGATACGGAGATGCGCTCTGATGGCGGGTTGGAACCTTGAACCTGGGTATCGGGAGCTGGCGCAGGACTTCGGCAGCCTGGATGCGGTATTTGCCCTCATGGGCGAACACCTGACCCGCGACCCGCTGTCGGAGGTCATCCGTGTCGAGCGCAACGGCATCAACTATTACGTCAAGCGCTACACCGGCGCCGGCAAGAACCTGCGGCGTTATCTGGGCAAGCCGCGGGTCAAGTCCGAGTGGCAGAACCTCAAGCGTTTCGCCAAGTGGGGCATTCCCACGGCGGAGGTGGTGGCCTGGGGCCTGGAACGTCGCGGCCTGGCCTACGACCGGGGGGCGATGATCACCCGCGAGCTGCCGCGCACCCAAGACCTGTCGGTCCTGGCCGAGCGCAACGACCCGCTGCTGGCCGATCGGGCCTGGGTGGACCAGGTCAGCCAGCAACTGGCGCGCTACACGCGGATCATGCATGAGCACCGCTTTACCCATAACGACTTGAAGTGGCGCAACCTGCTGATCGACGACGATGCGCGGCTGTACCTGATCGATTGCCCCAATGGTGATTTCTGGCGCGGTTTCTGGCTCAAGTACCGGATCACCAAGGACCTGGCGTGCCTGGACAAGGTGGCCAAGTATCATTTGTCCGCGACCCAGCGCCTGCGCTTCTATTTGCAGTACCGCCAGCGCACCCGGCTGAATGCCGCGGACAAGTGCCGCATCCGGCATGTGCTGAGATTTTTCGAGGGACGCGAATGACCGATTTCCTGGCGGCTCAGGACCGTGCGTTGCTGGAGCGCCACGGCCTCGACAGCTTCGACGCGTTGTGGGCCAAGCAGCTTGAGGCAGTGGACGAGCCCAACACCGATGGTGGGGGCTGGAGCAGCGTGTATCGCCTCGACCTGGAAGGCCACGGCTACTACCTCAAGCGCCAGAGCAACTACCTGACGCGGACCCTGCACCGGCCGTTCGGCGAGCCGAGCTTCGCCCGCGAATTTCGCAATATCAGCCGCTACCAGCAGTTGGGCATTCCGGCTTTGCAGGCGGCCTTCTTTGGCGAGCGCAAGGTGGCTGGCGAAACCCGGGCGATCCTGCTGACCCGGGCGCTGGATGGCTGGAACGACCTGGACTCGCTGCTGCAACAGTGGGCACAGCTCAGCCCGGACCAGCACGCGGCGATCCTGCGTGCCTGCGGCCTGCTGGCGCGCCAGCTGCACGCGGTGCGCCAGGTGCACGGCTGTTTTTATCCCAAGCATATTTTTCTGCGGGCCACCGGCGACGGTTACCAGGCACAATTGATCGACCTGGAAAAGACCCGTCCGCTGTTGTTCGGCCAGCGGGATCGGGTCAAGGACCTGGAGCCGCTGTTGCGTCGCGCTCCAGCCTGGGGTGAGGGTGATGCGCGCGCCTTGCTCGCGACCTATCTGGATCAGCCGCAGGACAGCTCGCTGGTCGATGCCTGGCTGAACCGCCTGAGTGCACGCCGCAGCCACAAGGAGACTCGCTGATGCGCCTGTCCGAACTCAAGCAGGCCGGCCGTGCGCCAAGCCTGCCGTTGAGCCTGGAGCTGGCCGATGCTGCCGGGCCGGCGACGTTGCAGTTGCTCAGCCTGCTGCGGGTGCTGCCAGGGCAGCGTTATGTCGGCGCCGGTGTCTGGCGCGGGCGTTCGGTGCTGGCCAAGTTGCTGGTGGGCGCCAAGGCGGCGCGGCATTTCCAGCGCGAGCTGCAGGGTGTGCGCCTGCTTGAAGAGCAGGGCATGACCACGCCGCTGTTGCTGGCCGACGGCCTGAAGGAAGGCGAGGGCGGCTGGCTGCTGTTCGAATTTCTGGAAGGTTCCGAGAGCCTGGGCGATGCCTGGAAGCAGGTGGAAGCGTTGCCGGCGCTGGCCGATGAGCAGCAGGCGGTACTCGCCGAAGCCCTGGCCGCCATCGCCGAATTGCACGGCAAGGGCCTGTGGCAGGAAGACCTGCATCTGGACAACCTGCTGCGTCATCAGGGCAAGTTGTACCTGATCGACGGTGCCGGGATCTGCGTGGAACAGGCGGGCAAACCGCTGTCCCGGCAGAAGGTCCTGGAAAACCTCGGGGTGTTTTTCGCCCAGTTGCCCAAGAGCCTGGAGCCCTTCACCGAAGAGCTGCTGGTGCATTACCTGCTGAACAATGCCGAGCATGCCTTGCCGCTGGAAGCCTTGCAGAAGCAAGTGGACAAGGTGCGCAGCTGGCGCTTGAAGGATTTTCTCAACAAGGTCGGTCGCGAGTGCACCCTGTTCAGCGTGCTGCGCGGTCCCTTCGCCTTGCGGGCGATTCGGCGCGAGGAAGAAGCGGCGATGCTGCCAGTGCTGGAACAGGCCGACGCGCTGCTGGACCGGGGGCATCTGTACAAGACCGGTGGCGCCGCCAGCGTCGGCCGGGTCGAAGTGGCGGGCCGCACCCTGGTGGTCAAGCGTTACAACATCAAGGGTTTTGCCCATTGGCTCAAGCGCTTCTGGCGCCCCAGTCGGGCCTGGCATTCGTGGCAGGAAGGCAATCGCCTGGCATTCCTCGGCATTGCCACGCCAAAGCCGCTGGCGTTGCTGGAGAAGCGTTTCTTCTGGCTGCGCAGCCGGGCCTACCTGGTGACTGAGTACCTGGCCGGGCCGGACATCATCGAGCGCTTTGCGCCCTATATCGACAGCGGCGCAGCTCCAGAGGCTGAGTTGCAGGCGCTGGACCGGCTGTTTGCCGAGTTGATCCGCGAACGCATCAGCCATGGTGACTTCAAGGGGCACAACCTGTTCTGGCAAGAGGATCGCTGGGCGCTGATCGACCTGGACTCCATGTGCCAGCACCACAGCCTCGGCAGCTTCGCCCCGGCCTACGCCCGCGACCGGGCGCGCTTCATGCGTAACTGGCCGCAGAGCAGCGCGCTGTATCAGGTCATCGACCAGCGCCTGCCTAAAACCGCCGGATCGTCCCTAGGCTAAGGCCTGTAGCCGCTGCCGCAGGCTGCGATCAAGCGCGAAGCGGTCGCGCTCTTGAGATCGCAGAAAGTCTCTTCGAGCCTTATCGCAGCCTGCGGCAGCGGCTACAGATCCCTCGCAAGCCATATTTGGCGCCAGCGCCCGGCGCTGAAACGTCAGGGATCATCCCGCGGCAGGTTTACGCTATAATCCCGCCCTTTAGCTGTTTCTCGCCCCTGGCGGGGAGCACATTAATTCCAGGCGCACGTCGCCTGCATGCAGACTTAAGAGGCTAGACCCCTGTGGCATTGACGATTCTTGGCCTGTCCGGCGCCCTTAGCCATGATCCTTCCGCAGCGCTGTACATCGACGGCAAGCTGGTGGCGGCTGCCGAAGAAGAGCGCTTCGTACGCGATAAACATGCAAAGAACCGCATGCCCTACGAATCGGCGAAGTTCTGTCTGGAACAGGCCGGTATCAAGCCTTCCGACGTTGACGTGGTGGCGATTCCATTCGCACCGATCAGCCTGTTCGGCAAGGCCCGCTGGCACTACGCCAAGCGTTACTGGTACGCCCCGGACCGCGCCCTTGACGCGATCCTGATGGGCAACCGTCGCTACAAGCGCTATCGCAACAAGATCGTCTGGTGCCTCGAGCAACTGGGCTTCGATCCGAAGAAGATCAAGATCGAGCCGGTCGAGCACCATCTGGCCCACGCTTCCAGCGCCTACCACTGCTCCGGCTTCAAGGAGAAAACCGCGATCCTCGGGATCGACGGCAAGGGCGAGTACGCCACCACCTTCTTCGGCTACGGCGAAAACGGCAAGATCCACAAGATCAAGGAGTTCTACGATCCGGACTCCCTGGGCGGCCTGTATGGCGCGATCACCGAGTTCCTCGGCTTCGAGATGCTCGACGGCGAGTTCAAGGTCATGGGCATGGCGCCGTACGGCGATGCCAGCAAGTACGACTTCTCCCGCCTGGCCAGCTTTGAAAACGGCGAACTGGTGATCAACACCGATTACGCCAACGTCATCGGCCTGCGCCGTTATAAAGAGAAGGGCAAGGGTTTCTACTTCTCGCCGAAGCTGATCGAGTGGCTGGGTCCGAAGCGCGAAGGCGATATCGCCGACGAGCCGTACATCCACTACGCGGCCAGCATGCAGGCGCTGTTCGAGAAGCTGGCGCTGCAGATGATCGACCACTACCTGGGCGACATCCTCAAGGAAACCGGCAAGCTGGCCTTCGCCGGCGGCTGTGCGCTGAACGTCAAGCTGAACCAGAAGATCATCGCCCGTCCGGAAGTCAAAGAGCTGTTCGTGCAACCGGCGTCCGGCGATGCCGGTACCGCAGTCGGTGCCGCGGCCTATGTTTCCCACGCGCGCGGCGTGCCGGTGGAGAAGATGGAACACGTCTACCTCGGCCCGTCCTACAGCAACGAAGACGTGATCGCTGCCTGCGCCCGTCACCCGAACAAGCCGGCCTGGCGCCAGATCGACAACACCCCCGAGCGTATCGCCAGGATCATGGTCGACGGCAACCCGGTGGCCTGGTTCCAGGGCCGCATGGAGTTCGGTCCGCGTGCCCTGGGCGGTCGTTCGATCATCGGTTGCCCGAGCGCTACCGGCGTGGCCGACCGTATCAACGAGCAGATCAAGTTCCGCGAGCGCTGGAGGCCTTTCTGCCCGTCGATGCTCGACACCGTCGGTCCGCAGATGATCAAGGTCGATCACCCGGCGCCGTTCATGACCTTCACCTTCGAAGTGGCGGAAGAGTGGAAGACCCGTGTGCCGGAAGTGGTCCACGAAGACGGCACTTCCCGGGCCCAGGTGCTCAAGCGCGAATACAACCCGCGCTACTACGACATGATGAAGGCCCTGGAAGTCCTGACCGGCAACGGCGTGTCGCTGAACACCTCGCTCAACCGCCGTGGCGAGCCGATGATCTGCTCGCCGACCGACGCCCTGAACATGTTCTTCGGCTCCGATCTGCAGTACCTGATCATGGAAGACATCCTGGTAGTCAAAGACGGCGTGGACCCTTATGACACGCTCGGCTGAGCGCCACGTCCTGCAGTTCTGCCACGGCTATGACGGGCCGTTCCTGGACTGTGCCCGGCAATACGCCAGCCTGTTCGCGGGCAGCGGTTATCGCGTGACCACGGTGTTCCTCACCGGGGTCGCCGATGCCGAGGTGGCCGATGGCTGCGCCAGCGACGAAGTGCTGTTCATGGAATACAGCTCCAAGGCCATTCGTGGCCTGAAGCTGGGGGCGATACGCGACCTGCGCAAGATCGCCGCGTCGCGCAACTTCAGCTTCTGCATCGCCCACCGTTTCAAGCCGATCTACATCGCATTGCTGGGCACCGCGTTGCCGGTGATCGGCGTGCATCATGCGTTTGGCGACTATCAGCGCGGCAGTCGCCGGCTGTTCGCCAATCTGTTCCGCAAGCGTTTGAGCCTGCTCGGCGTCTCCGATGCGGTGCGCGACGACATGCGCGGCTGCCTGCCGCAGTGGCCGGCGGCGCGGATCCAGACGCTGTACAACCGGATCGACGTCGAAGCCTTGCAGGCGACCCAGTTGCCCAAGGCCGAAGCGCGCCGGGAACTGGGGCTGTCGTCTTCCGCCTGGATCGTCGGCAATGTCGGGCGCCTGCACCCGGACAAGGATCAGGCCACCCTGCTGCGCGGGTTCGCCGCGGCATTGCCGGGGCTGCCTCGGGAAAGCCAGCTGGCGATTCTCGGCAGCGGGCGCCTGGAGCAGAACCTCAAGGACCTTTCCCGCGAGCTGGGCATCGCCGACCGCGTGCTGTTCCTCGGCCAGGTCACAGAAGCCCGGCGTTTCTTCCGCGCTTTCGATGCCTTCGCCCTGAGCTCCGACCACGAGCCCTTCGGCATGGTGTTGCTGGAGGCCATGGCCGCCGGCGTGCCTCTGCTGGCGACGGCCTGTGGCGGGGCCAAGGAAGTGGTCGAAGGCGTCGGCATCCTGTTCCCGCTGGGCGATGCCGAACATATGGCCCAGGGCTTGCAGCACCTGGCCGGAATGGATGAGAACCAGCGCTTGCTGTGCGCCGAGCTGATGTTCGAGCGCCTGCGCGAGCGATTCTCCGACCGTGCTGTTCGCGACGCCTTCTGGCGTCTGCCGCAAGTTACCGATCTGACCGCGAGGGCCTGATGCTCAATCGATTCCAAGGCTGGCGCGAGCGTGGCTGGTCGGTCGTCGACGCCTCGACTTATGCCGCCGCCTGGCAGCGTTTTGGCGGCAGCGTCGCCACCCATCCTTTGGTGGTGGCGCGCCTGGCGAACCTGGCAGGCATCCCGGTCCGCTACCTGGCCTGGGAACAGGCCGGCGAACTGCGGGCGGCGATCCCGACCTGGGGGCGCGACCTGGCGCTGTCCAAGGACGTGCTCAAGCGCAGTGGCAAGAAAGGCCTGTTCGACCTGGGCAACGCCGAGCTGATCCTGCCGGCCGCGCCTGACGCCCAGGCCCCGCTGCGCCATCGCGGCCGTTACCTGTCGGCCTTGAACCAGGGCCGCTTCAGCACCCTCAAGCTCCAGGCCGAACAACTGGCCATGGCCCGCACCCCTGAAGAGCTGTCGAAGAAGTTTCGCTACAACCAGCGCCGCGAGCTGCGCCTGCTGGAAGAGGCAGGCGGCGTGGTACGCCCGGTCAGCGAGTTTTCCAGCCAGGAGCTGGCGACCATCTACTGCGATCTGTTCCAGCGGCGCTGGGGTTTCCCGGCCACCGGTGCCGAGCGCATGGCCGAAGTCATCGAGTTGCTGCGCGAGCTGCTGATCGGCTCGGTGATTTTCCTCAACGATGCGCCGATCGCCATTCAATTGGTGTACCGGGTCGAAGCGCCGGAGTGGATCAGCGTCGAATACATCAACGGTGGCGTCGATCCTGAAACCCGCGAGTTCAGCCCTGGCAGCGTGTTGAGTTTCCTCAATACGCAAAGTGCCTGGGAACAGGCGCGGGCCATCGACAAGCCGCTGCGTTTCTCCTTCGGTCGCGCCGATCGCGAGTACAAGGATCGCTGGTGCAACCCCGTTCCGGTGTTCACGGTATGAATCAGCCACCGAGTCGCAAGCAACAGTTGCTCAAACGCCATCGGCGGCAGAAGCGCCTCGCTCTGCTGATTGGCCTGCTGGTGCTGATGGCCGTCGGTGTGCTGGTGGCCTGGTGGCTGCCGCTGCTGCTTGCGGTGCTGGCCTGGGTGGCCCATGAAGCCTGGTTCGCCGACCACCTGTTTTATTCGCCCCGGGACGATTATCAGTACAGCTTCCCGTTCGGCACCGAGCAGCCCAAGGTCCACCTGGACAAGGAGCGCCTGGTGCTGGACCAGGCGATCGACTTGGCGGGGGATGAAACCCTGATCCTTGCGGTAAAGGTCAGCAGCACCTGGCTGGGGCGCTTTTTCGATCCTTGCGTCTCCCTGGCGGGGCAGGATTGGCAGACGTTCGAGCGCGGCGTGAACGGCTTGCGTTATCTCAACCTCAGCGGGCTGGCACGACCTCTGGCCAGCGGCGAGTTGCAACTGCGTGGGCGTTTCTGCCGGGTGCACGGCGAGCCGCTGTTGTCGGTGTTCCGCGAGCCGGACTATCGCCACCAGCGGGTGATGGTCATCGCCCCCCACGCCGACGATGCCGAACTGGCCGCCTTCGGTCTGTACAGCCAGGCCGACGAAAGCTGGATCGTCACGCTGACCGCTGGCGAGATCGAGGCCGAGCATTACCAGCGGATGGGCATGAACGCTGCCGATGCGGCGCGGATCAAGGGCCGGCTGCGGGCCTGGGACAGCATCGCGGTGCCGCGTTGGGCCGGGGTTGCCGAGGCGCGCTGTGTGCAGCTGGGGTATTTCTGCCTGCAACTGCCGGCCATGCAGGCGGCGCCGAATCGGCCTGTGGTGTCCCGCGAGGCCGAGCTGTCGGATATCCGCCTGTTCCGCCAGTTCAATCCGTTCCCGCTGCCGGCGGATGCCGATGGCGCGCCGACCTGGAACAATCTCTTGGCCGACCTGCGGGCGCTGTTGCTCAAGGCGCGCCCCGAGGTGATTGTGCTGCCGCATCCGACACTCGACCCGCATCCGGACCACATCTGCGCCCAGCAGGCGGTATTGGAAGCGTTGCAGGGGCTGGAGTGGCAGCCGACCACCTTGCTCGGTTATGCCAACCACCTGCATGACAACGATCGCTGGCCGATGGGCGATTCGGGGGCGGGCATTGCGCTGCCGCCAGTGTTCGACCCGGCCCAGGAGCTCAGGCCCTGCTGCTTGCTGCTGTCGGTTGAACAGCAGCGCGACAAGGCGATGGCCCTGGGCATGATGCATGACCTACAGCCACGGGCGCCGTTCAAGCGCCGCCTGCGCCGGGTTCTGCAGCGTGGGTTGGCGCGCCGCGCCGCTTCGCCTTATGGCGAGAACGAGTTTTTTCGCAAGGCGGTACGCCGGCATGAGCTGTTCTGGCGTTTGTAAATTGATATTGCATGACACCCTTTTGCCTGTCGGCCAGGGTAGTTTCGCTCTTTTGTCCGGTTGCTCACGGCTGCAAGGAAGATGATGAAGGTTCTATTTCTGGTGCAGAAAGAACAGCGGGCCATTCTGGACCGCCTGTACGAAGGCGTTGCCGCTCATTGCGAATGCGACCTGCGGTGGTTGAGCAGCGACGAGCAGCGCAACCTGCGTGGCTATTTTCGCCGTGAGGTGGATGTATCGCGCTACGACCGCATCGTGTTCTTCCTGCGTTTCAAGCAGGAAATCCGCCAGGCGAGGTTCATCCGCAGCATTCCCAACCTGGTGATCCTCGAGCACGACGCCTACCAGAACTACATCCCTTGCAAGTACACCGGCAAGTTCAGTGCGCACTACCGCCGCCTGCCGTGGGCACGGGTGATCAGCTCGGGGTTCATGGTCAGCGAGCGCTTGCGCCAGGAAGGTTTCGACGCGGTATTCGTGCCCAAGGGCTACGACCAGAGCCTGCTGCAGGATCAGGGCCGCGAGCGGGACATCGAACTGGCATTCGTCGGCAGCACCAACAGCGTGGCCTACAGCGGACGCAAGGCGCTGCTCGACGAACTCGGCCAGGTCGAGCCCCTGGTGGTGACGCGGACCAAGTCGGGCGAAGAGTATTGCGACACCCTCAACCGTATCCGCTTTTTCGTCAGTGCCGACGTCGGCATGGGCGAATACATGATCAAGAATTTCGAGGCCATGGCCTGTGGCTGTGTGTTGCTGGCATTCGACCAGGGTGAGGCGGAAAACCGTGCGCTGGGCTTGCAGGACCTGCACAACGTGGTCTTTTATCAGAACATCCCGCAATTGCAGGAAAAACTCGCCATGTTGCGCGCCGATCCGGCCCTGGCGCAGAGCATCGCGCGAAACGGCCGCGATCTGGCGGTCTCTCAGTTCAGCTTCGCCCGTATCGGGCAGCGTATTGTCGAGGA harbors:
- the waaC gene encoding lipopolysaccharide heptosyltransferase I; this translates as MRVLLIKTSSLGDVIHALPALTDAARAIPGIKFDWVVEEGFAEIPTWHPAVDKVIPVAIRRWRKNIWQTIKSGEWRRFKQNVRATKYDLVIDAQGLLKSAWLTRYVKAPVAGLDKQSAREPLAARFYSRRLAVARGQHAVERVRQLFAVALGYDLPQGLGDYGLNVEKLVELPRPKPFVVFLHGTTWDTKHWPEAYWRELAERMGQLGVEVKLPWGNLVEKARAERIAKGLSNATVLPKLNLAGVAKVLAQAQACVAVDTGLGHLAAALDVPTISLFGPTNPGLTGAYGKAQIHMASDFPCAPCLQKKCTYQPTAEDQRRFDLKREWPLCFTRLNPERVASRLSRLLLAEELR
- a CDS encoding lipopolysaccharide kinase InaA family protein; translation: MTDFLAAQDRALLERHGLDSFDALWAKQLEAVDEPNTDGGGWSSVYRLDLEGHGYYLKRQSNYLTRTLHRPFGEPSFAREFRNISRYQQLGIPALQAAFFGERKVAGETRAILLTRALDGWNDLDSLLQQWAQLSPDQHAAILRACGLLARQLHAVRQVHGCFYPKHIFLRATGDGYQAQLIDLEKTRPLLFGQRDRVKDLEPLLRRAPAWGEGDARALLATYLDQPQDSSLVDAWLNRLSARRSHKETR
- a CDS encoding lipopolysaccharide kinase InaA family protein — translated: MAGWNLEPGYRELAQDFGSLDAVFALMGEHLTRDPLSEVIRVERNGINYYVKRYTGAGKNLRRYLGKPRVKSEWQNLKRFAKWGIPTAEVVAWGLERRGLAYDRGAMITRELPRTQDLSVLAERNDPLLADRAWVDQVSQQLARYTRIMHEHRFTHNDLKWRNLLIDDDARLYLIDCPNGDFWRGFWLKYRITKDLACLDKVAKYHLSATQRLRFYLQYRQRTRLNAADKCRIRHVLRFFEGRE
- a CDS encoding glycosyltransferase encodes the protein MTRSAERHVLQFCHGYDGPFLDCARQYASLFAGSGYRVTTVFLTGVADAEVADGCASDEVLFMEYSSKAIRGLKLGAIRDLRKIAASRNFSFCIAHRFKPIYIALLGTALPVIGVHHAFGDYQRGSRRLFANLFRKRLSLLGVSDAVRDDMRGCLPQWPAARIQTLYNRIDVEALQATQLPKAEARRELGLSSSAWIVGNVGRLHPDKDQATLLRGFAAALPGLPRESQLAILGSGRLEQNLKDLSRELGIADRVLFLGQVTEARRFFRAFDAFALSSDHEPFGMVLLEAMAAGVPLLATACGGAKEVVEGVGILFPLGDAEHMAQGLQHLAGMDENQRLLCAELMFERLRERFSDRAVRDAFWRLPQVTDLTARA
- a CDS encoding carbamoyltransferase family protein; this translates as MALTILGLSGALSHDPSAALYIDGKLVAAAEEERFVRDKHAKNRMPYESAKFCLEQAGIKPSDVDVVAIPFAPISLFGKARWHYAKRYWYAPDRALDAILMGNRRYKRYRNKIVWCLEQLGFDPKKIKIEPVEHHLAHASSAYHCSGFKEKTAILGIDGKGEYATTFFGYGENGKIHKIKEFYDPDSLGGLYGAITEFLGFEMLDGEFKVMGMAPYGDASKYDFSRLASFENGELVINTDYANVIGLRRYKEKGKGFYFSPKLIEWLGPKREGDIADEPYIHYAASMQALFEKLALQMIDHYLGDILKETGKLAFAGGCALNVKLNQKIIARPEVKELFVQPASGDAGTAVGAAAYVSHARGVPVEKMEHVYLGPSYSNEDVIAACARHPNKPAWRQIDNTPERIARIMVDGNPVAWFQGRMEFGPRALGGRSIIGCPSATGVADRINEQIKFRERWRPFCPSMLDTVGPQMIKVDHPAPFMTFTFEVAEEWKTRVPEVVHEDGTSRAQVLKREYNPRYYDMMKALEVLTGNGVSLNTSLNRRGEPMICSPTDALNMFFGSDLQYLIMEDILVVKDGVDPYDTLG
- a CDS encoding lipopolysaccharide kinase InaA family protein, which gives rise to MRLSELKQAGRAPSLPLSLELADAAGPATLQLLSLLRVLPGQRYVGAGVWRGRSVLAKLLVGAKAARHFQRELQGVRLLEEQGMTTPLLLADGLKEGEGGWLLFEFLEGSESLGDAWKQVEALPALADEQQAVLAEALAAIAELHGKGLWQEDLHLDNLLRHQGKLYLIDGAGICVEQAGKPLSRQKVLENLGVFFAQLPKSLEPFTEELLVHYLLNNAEHALPLEALQKQVDKVRSWRLKDFLNKVGRECTLFSVLRGPFALRAIRREEEAAMLPVLEQADALLDRGHLYKTGGAASVGRVEVAGRTLVVKRYNIKGFAHWLKRFWRPSRAWHSWQEGNRLAFLGIATPKPLALLEKRFFWLRSRAYLVTEYLAGPDIIERFAPYIDSGAAPEAELQALDRLFAELIRERISHGDFKGHNLFWQEDRWALIDLDSMCQHHSLGSFAPAYARDRARFMRNWPQSSALYQVIDQRLPKTAGSSLG
- a CDS encoding glycosyltransferase family 4 protein, which translates into the protein MQLAFVLYKYFPFGGLQRDFMRIALECQKRGHQIRVYTLIWEGDVPPGFEVLVAPVKAFFNHRRNEKLSAWMEADLAKRPVDRLIGFNKMPGLDVYYAADGCFEDKAQNLRHSLYRRWGRYRHFAEYERAVFARDAKTEVLMISEVQQPLFIKHYDTPVERFHLLPPGIAQDRRAPPNAAEIRAEFRREFALKDDDLLLVQIGSGFKTKGVDRSLKAVAALPPELKKRTRLFVIGQDDPKVFQLQSAALGLGEHVQFLKGRSDIPRFLLGADLLIHPAYNENTGTVLLEALVAGLPVLVSAVCGYAHYIAEADSGLVLDEPLEQGQLNQYLNTMLTDDAARATWSRNGLAFAETADLYSMPQHAADVILAEQH
- the rfaP gene encoding lipopolysaccharide core heptose(I) kinase RfaP — translated: MKLILAEPFKTLWAGRDAFAEVERLDGQVYRELEARRTLRTEVAGEGFFVKIHRGIGWGEIFKNLLTAKLPVLGAGQEWQAIQRLQEAGVPTMTAVAYGERGSNPANQHSFIVTEELAPTISLEDFSIDWVKQPPQPRLKRALIAEVARMTGMMHRAGVNHRDCYICHFLLHTDKPVTPDDFKLSVIDLHRAQTRPAITRRWRDKDLAALYFSALDIGLTRRDKLRFLKGYFQQPLRQILSDEAALLTWLEGKANKLYARKQRYGDAL